Proteins from one Desmodus rotundus isolate HL8 chromosome 9, HLdesRot8A.1, whole genome shotgun sequence genomic window:
- the TCF3 gene encoding transcription factor E2-alpha isoform X4: MNQPQRMAPVGTDKELSDLLDFSMMFPLPVANGKGRPTSLAGTQFGGSGLEDRPSPGSWAPGDQNSSFDPGRTYSEGAHFSESHGSLSSSTFLGPGLGGKGGERNTYTAFGRDASVGGLTQAGFLPSELALSSPGPLSPSGVKSGSQYYSSYPSHARRRAADSSLDTQPKKVRKVPPGLPSSVYPPSSGDDYGRDATPYPSAKTPSSTYPAPFYMADGSLHPSAELWSTPGQAGFGPMLGGGSSPLPLPPGGGSSVGSGSGSGFGGLHQHERMGYQLHSVEVNGGLPAVSTFSAPTAAYGSIASHTPPVSGADSLMGSRGTTAGSSGDALGKALASIYSPDHSSNNFSSSPSTPVGSPQGLAGTSQWPRAGAPGALSPSYDGGLHSLNKMEDHLDEAIHVLRSHAVGTSGDMHGLLPSHGTLAPGFAAPVMPLGGRHTSLVGGSHSEDSLPGNGSLIHNHVVLPSQPSTLPDLSRPPDSYSGLGHRATTSGTSEIKREEKEDEENVSVADNSEEEKKELKAPRIRTSPDEDEDDLLPPEQKAEREKERRVANNARERLRVRDINEAFKELGRMCQLHLNSEKPQTKLLILHQAVSVILNLEQQVRERNLNPKAACLKRREEEKVSGVVGDPQMVLSATHPGLNEAHNPAGHM; this comes from the exons GTCTTGAGGACcggcccagcccaggctcctgggCCCCTGGTGACCAGAACAGTTCCTTCGACCCCGGCCGG ACATACAGCGAAGGCGCCCACTTCAGTGAGTCCCATGGCAGCCTCTCTTCGTCCACATTCCTGGGACCAGGGCTTGGAG GCAAGGGTGGTGAACGGAACACATACACTGCCTTTGGGAGAGATGCCAGTGTTGGGGGCTTGACTCAG GCTGGCTTCCTGCCCAGTGAGCTGGCCCTCAGCAGCCCTGGGCCACTGTCCCCCTCAGGCGTCAAGAGCGGATCTCAATATTATTCTTCCTACCCCAGCCATGCTCGGCGGAGAGCCGCAGACAGCAGCCTGG ACACGCAGCCCAAGAAAGTTCGGAAAGTGCCGCCAGGTCTTCCATCCTCG GTGTAcccacccagctcaggtgatgaCTACGGCAGGGATGCCACCCCCTACCCATCTGCCAAGACCCCCAGCAGCACCTACCCGGCCCCCTTCTACATGGCAG ATGGCAGCCTGCACCCCTCAGCCGAGCTCTGGAGTACCCCAGGCCAGGCAGGCTTCGGGCCTATGCTAGGTGGGGGCTcgtccccactgcccctcccgcCAGGTGGCGGCAGCTCTGTGGGCAGTGGTAGTGGCAGTGGGTTTGGTGGCCTGCACCAGCACGAGCGCATG GGCTACCAACTGCACAGCGTGGAGGTGAATGGTGGGCTCCCGGCTGTGTCCACTTTCTCAGCCCCCACAGCTGCCTATGGCAGTATTGCCAGCCACACGCCCCCCGTCAGTGGGGCCGACAGCCTCATGG GCTCTCGAGGGACTACAGCTGGCAGTTCTGGGGACGCCCTTGGGAAAGCTCTGGCCTCG ATCTACTCTCCGGATCACTCAAGCAATAACTTCTCGTCTAGCCCCTCCACCCCTGTGGGCTCCCCACAGGGTCTGGCAG GGACGTCACAGTGGCCCCGAGCAGGAGCCCCTGGTGCCTTATCCCCTAGCTATGACGGGGGTCTCCACAGCCTG AATAAGATGGAAGACCACCTGGACGAGGCCATCCACGTGCTCCGCAGCCATGCCGTGGGTACCTCGGGCGACATGCATGGGCTACTGCCTAGCCATGGAACACTGGCCCCAGGCTTTGCCGCCCCCGTCATGCCGCTGGGCGGGCGGCACACCAGCTTG GTTGGAGGCAGCCACTCAGAGGATAGCCTCCCTGGCAATGGCAGCCTCATACACAACCATGTCGTCCTCCCCAGCCAGCCCAGCACCCTCCCTGACCTCTCTCGGCCTCCCGACTCCTACAGTG GACTTGGTCACAGGGCCACCACCTCAGGTACCAGCGAGATCAAGcgggaggagaaagaggatgaGGAGAATGTGTCGGTAGCCGACAACTccgaggaggagaagaaggagctAAAGGCCCCCCGGATCCGGACCAG ccCGGACGAGGACGAGGACGACCTTCTCCCCCCAGAGCAGAAGGCTGAGCGGGAGAAGGAGCGCCGGGTGGCCAATAACGCTCGGGAACGACTGCGGGTCCGAGACATCAATGAGGCCTTTAAGGAGCTGGGGCGCATGTGCCAGCTGCACCTCAACAGTGAGAAGCCCCAGACCAAACTGCTCATCCTGCACCAGGCCGTGTCGGTCATCCTGAACCTGGAGCAGCAGGTGCGAG AACGTAACCTGAACCCCAAAGCAGCCTGCTTGAAGCGGCGAGAAGAGGAGAAGGTATCAGGTGTGGTCGGAGACCCCCAGATGGTGCTTTCGGCCACGCACCCGGGCCTGAACGAGGCCCACAACCCTGCTGGTCACATGTGA
- the TCF3 gene encoding transcription factor E2-alpha isoform X7 — MNQPQRMAPVGTDKELSDLLDFSMMFPLPVANGKGRPTSLAGTQFGGSGLEDRPSPGSWAPGDQNSSFDPGRQTYSEGAHFSESHGSLSSSTFLGPGLGGKGGERNTYTAFGRDASVGGLTQAGFLPSELALSSPGPLSPSGVKSGSQYYSSYPSHARRRAADSSLDTQPKKVRKVPPGLPSSVYPPSSGDDYGRDATPYPSAKTPSSTYPAPFYMADGSLHPSAELWSTPGQAGFGPMLGGGSSPLPLPPGGGSSVGSGSGSGFGGLHQHERMGYQLHSVEVNGGLPAVSTFSAPTAAYGSIASHTPPVSGADSLMGSRGTTAGSSGDALGKALASIYSPDHSSNNFSSSPSTPVGSPQGLAGTSQWPRAGAPGALSPSYDGGLHSLQNKMEDHLDEAIHVLRSHAVGTSGDMHGLLPSHGTLAPGFAAPVMPLGGRHTSLVGGSHSEDSLPGNGSLIHNHVVLPSQPSTLPDLSRPPDSYSGLGHRATTSGTSEIKREEKEDEENVSVADNSEEEKKELKAPRIRTSTEEVLSLEEKDLRDRERRMANNARERVRVRDINEAFRELGRMCQMHLKSDKAQTKLLILQQAVQVILGLEQQVRERNLNPKAACLKRREEEKVSGVVGDPQMVLSATHPGLNEAHNPAGHM, encoded by the exons GTCTTGAGGACcggcccagcccaggctcctgggCCCCTGGTGACCAGAACAGTTCCTTCGACCCCGGCCGG CAGACATACAGCGAAGGCGCCCACTTCAGTGAGTCCCATGGCAGCCTCTCTTCGTCCACATTCCTGGGACCAGGGCTTGGAG GCAAGGGTGGTGAACGGAACACATACACTGCCTTTGGGAGAGATGCCAGTGTTGGGGGCTTGACTCAG GCTGGCTTCCTGCCCAGTGAGCTGGCCCTCAGCAGCCCTGGGCCACTGTCCCCCTCAGGCGTCAAGAGCGGATCTCAATATTATTCTTCCTACCCCAGCCATGCTCGGCGGAGAGCCGCAGACAGCAGCCTGG ACACGCAGCCCAAGAAAGTTCGGAAAGTGCCGCCAGGTCTTCCATCCTCG GTGTAcccacccagctcaggtgatgaCTACGGCAGGGATGCCACCCCCTACCCATCTGCCAAGACCCCCAGCAGCACCTACCCGGCCCCCTTCTACATGGCAG ATGGCAGCCTGCACCCCTCAGCCGAGCTCTGGAGTACCCCAGGCCAGGCAGGCTTCGGGCCTATGCTAGGTGGGGGCTcgtccccactgcccctcccgcCAGGTGGCGGCAGCTCTGTGGGCAGTGGTAGTGGCAGTGGGTTTGGTGGCCTGCACCAGCACGAGCGCATG GGCTACCAACTGCACAGCGTGGAGGTGAATGGTGGGCTCCCGGCTGTGTCCACTTTCTCAGCCCCCACAGCTGCCTATGGCAGTATTGCCAGCCACACGCCCCCCGTCAGTGGGGCCGACAGCCTCATGG GCTCTCGAGGGACTACAGCTGGCAGTTCTGGGGACGCCCTTGGGAAAGCTCTGGCCTCG ATCTACTCTCCGGATCACTCAAGCAATAACTTCTCGTCTAGCCCCTCCACCCCTGTGGGCTCCCCACAGGGTCTGGCAG GGACGTCACAGTGGCCCCGAGCAGGAGCCCCTGGTGCCTTATCCCCTAGCTATGACGGGGGTCTCCACAGCCTG CAGAATAAGATGGAAGACCACCTGGACGAGGCCATCCACGTGCTCCGCAGCCATGCCGTGGGTACCTCGGGCGACATGCATGGGCTACTGCCTAGCCATGGAACACTGGCCCCAGGCTTTGCCGCCCCCGTCATGCCGCTGGGCGGGCGGCACACCAGCTTG GTTGGAGGCAGCCACTCAGAGGATAGCCTCCCTGGCAATGGCAGCCTCATACACAACCATGTCGTCCTCCCCAGCCAGCCCAGCACCCTCCCTGACCTCTCTCGGCCTCCCGACTCCTACAGTG GACTTGGTCACAGGGCCACCACCTCAGGTACCAGCGAGATCAAGcgggaggagaaagaggatgaGGAGAATGTGTCGGTAGCCGACAACTccgaggaggagaagaaggagctAAAGGCCCCCCGGATCCGGACCAG TACGGAGGAGGTGCTATCCCTGGAGGAGAAAGACCTGAGGGACCGGGAGAGGCGTATGGCCAATAACGCGCGGGAGCGGGTGCGTGTGCGGGACATTAACGAGGCCTTCCGGGAGCTGGGGCGCATGTGCCAGATGCACCTCAAGTCGGACAAGGCGCAGACCAAACTGCTCATCCTGCAGCAGGCCGTGCAGGTCAtcctgggcctggagcagcaGGTGCGAG AACGTAACCTGAACCCCAAAGCAGCCTGCTTGAAGCGGCGAGAAGAGGAGAAGGTATCAGGTGTGGTCGGAGACCCCCAGATGGTGCTTTCGGCCACGCACCCGGGCCTGAACGAGGCCCACAACCCTGCTGGTCACATGTGA
- the TCF3 gene encoding transcription factor E2-alpha isoform X6, which translates to MNQPQRMAPVGTDKELSDLLDFSMMFPLPVANGKGRPTSLAGTQFGGSGLEDRPSPGSWAPGDQNSSFDPGRTYSEGAHFSESHGSLSSSTFLGPGLGGKGGERNTYTAFGRDASVGGLTQAGFLPSELALSSPGPLSPSGVKSGSQYYSSYPSHARRRAADSSLDTQPKKVRKVPPGLPSSVYPPSSGDDYGRDATPYPSAKTPSSTYPAPFYMADGSLHPSAELWSTPGQAGFGPMLGGGSSPLPLPPGGGSSVGSGSGSGFGGLHQHERMGYQLHSVEVNGGLPAVSTFSAPTAAYGSIASHTPPVSGADSLMGSRGTTAGSSGDALGKALASIYSPDHSSNNFSSSPSTPVGSPQGLAGTSQWPRAGAPGALSPSYDGGLHSLQNKMEDHLDEAIHVLRSHAVGTSGDMHGLLPSHGTLAPGFAAPVMPLGGRHTSLVGGSHSEDSLPGNGSLIHNHVVLPSQPSTLPDLSRPPDSYSGLGHRATTSGTSEIKREEKEDEENVSVADNSEEEKKELKAPRIRTSSTEEVLSLEEKDLRDRERRMANNARERVRVRDINEAFRELGRMCQMHLKSDKAQTKLLILQQAVQVILGLEQQVRERNLNPKAACLKRREEEKVSGVVGDPQMVLSATHPGLNEAHNPAGHM; encoded by the exons GTCTTGAGGACcggcccagcccaggctcctgggCCCCTGGTGACCAGAACAGTTCCTTCGACCCCGGCCGG ACATACAGCGAAGGCGCCCACTTCAGTGAGTCCCATGGCAGCCTCTCTTCGTCCACATTCCTGGGACCAGGGCTTGGAG GCAAGGGTGGTGAACGGAACACATACACTGCCTTTGGGAGAGATGCCAGTGTTGGGGGCTTGACTCAG GCTGGCTTCCTGCCCAGTGAGCTGGCCCTCAGCAGCCCTGGGCCACTGTCCCCCTCAGGCGTCAAGAGCGGATCTCAATATTATTCTTCCTACCCCAGCCATGCTCGGCGGAGAGCCGCAGACAGCAGCCTGG ACACGCAGCCCAAGAAAGTTCGGAAAGTGCCGCCAGGTCTTCCATCCTCG GTGTAcccacccagctcaggtgatgaCTACGGCAGGGATGCCACCCCCTACCCATCTGCCAAGACCCCCAGCAGCACCTACCCGGCCCCCTTCTACATGGCAG ATGGCAGCCTGCACCCCTCAGCCGAGCTCTGGAGTACCCCAGGCCAGGCAGGCTTCGGGCCTATGCTAGGTGGGGGCTcgtccccactgcccctcccgcCAGGTGGCGGCAGCTCTGTGGGCAGTGGTAGTGGCAGTGGGTTTGGTGGCCTGCACCAGCACGAGCGCATG GGCTACCAACTGCACAGCGTGGAGGTGAATGGTGGGCTCCCGGCTGTGTCCACTTTCTCAGCCCCCACAGCTGCCTATGGCAGTATTGCCAGCCACACGCCCCCCGTCAGTGGGGCCGACAGCCTCATGG GCTCTCGAGGGACTACAGCTGGCAGTTCTGGGGACGCCCTTGGGAAAGCTCTGGCCTCG ATCTACTCTCCGGATCACTCAAGCAATAACTTCTCGTCTAGCCCCTCCACCCCTGTGGGCTCCCCACAGGGTCTGGCAG GGACGTCACAGTGGCCCCGAGCAGGAGCCCCTGGTGCCTTATCCCCTAGCTATGACGGGGGTCTCCACAGCCTG CAGAATAAGATGGAAGACCACCTGGACGAGGCCATCCACGTGCTCCGCAGCCATGCCGTGGGTACCTCGGGCGACATGCATGGGCTACTGCCTAGCCATGGAACACTGGCCCCAGGCTTTGCCGCCCCCGTCATGCCGCTGGGCGGGCGGCACACCAGCTTG GTTGGAGGCAGCCACTCAGAGGATAGCCTCCCTGGCAATGGCAGCCTCATACACAACCATGTCGTCCTCCCCAGCCAGCCCAGCACCCTCCCTGACCTCTCTCGGCCTCCCGACTCCTACAGTG GACTTGGTCACAGGGCCACCACCTCAGGTACCAGCGAGATCAAGcgggaggagaaagaggatgaGGAGAATGTGTCGGTAGCCGACAACTccgaggaggagaagaaggagctAAAGGCCCCCCGGATCCGGACCAG CAGTACGGAGGAGGTGCTATCCCTGGAGGAGAAAGACCTGAGGGACCGGGAGAGGCGTATGGCCAATAACGCGCGGGAGCGGGTGCGTGTGCGGGACATTAACGAGGCCTTCCGGGAGCTGGGGCGCATGTGCCAGATGCACCTCAAGTCGGACAAGGCGCAGACCAAACTGCTCATCCTGCAGCAGGCCGTGCAGGTCAtcctgggcctggagcagcaGGTGCGAG AACGTAACCTGAACCCCAAAGCAGCCTGCTTGAAGCGGCGAGAAGAGGAGAAGGTATCAGGTGTGGTCGGAGACCCCCAGATGGTGCTTTCGGCCACGCACCCGGGCCTGAACGAGGCCCACAACCCTGCTGGTCACATGTGA
- the TCF3 gene encoding transcription factor E2-alpha isoform X3 has translation MNQPQRMAPVGTDKELSDLLDFSMMFPLPVANGKGRPTSLAGTQFGGSGLEDRPSPGSWAPGDQNSSFDPGRQTYSEGAHFSESHGSLSSSTFLGPGLGGKGGERNTYTAFGRDASVGGLTQAGFLPSELALSSPGPLSPSGVKSGSQYYSSYPSHARRRAADSSLDTQPKKVRKVPPGLPSSVYPPSSGDDYGRDATPYPSAKTPSSTYPAPFYMADGSLHPSAELWSTPGQAGFGPMLGGGSSPLPLPPGGGSSVGSGSGSGFGGLHQHERMGYQLHSVEVNGGLPAVSTFSAPTAAYGSIASHTPPVSGADSLMGSRGTTAGSSGDALGKALASIYSPDHSSNNFSSSPSTPVGSPQGLAGTSQWPRAGAPGALSPSYDGGLHSLNKMEDHLDEAIHVLRSHAVGTSGDMHGLLPSHGTLAPGFAAPVMPLGGRHTSLVGGSHSEDSLPGNGSLIHNHVVLPSQPSTLPDLSRPPDSYSGLGHRATTSGTSEIKREEKEDEENVSVADNSEEEKKELKAPRIRTSPDEDEDDLLPPEQKAEREKERRVANNARERLRVRDINEAFKELGRMCQLHLNSEKPQTKLLILHQAVSVILNLEQQVRERNLNPKAACLKRREEEKVSGVVGDPQMVLSATHPGLNEAHNPAGHM, from the exons GTCTTGAGGACcggcccagcccaggctcctgggCCCCTGGTGACCAGAACAGTTCCTTCGACCCCGGCCGG CAGACATACAGCGAAGGCGCCCACTTCAGTGAGTCCCATGGCAGCCTCTCTTCGTCCACATTCCTGGGACCAGGGCTTGGAG GCAAGGGTGGTGAACGGAACACATACACTGCCTTTGGGAGAGATGCCAGTGTTGGGGGCTTGACTCAG GCTGGCTTCCTGCCCAGTGAGCTGGCCCTCAGCAGCCCTGGGCCACTGTCCCCCTCAGGCGTCAAGAGCGGATCTCAATATTATTCTTCCTACCCCAGCCATGCTCGGCGGAGAGCCGCAGACAGCAGCCTGG ACACGCAGCCCAAGAAAGTTCGGAAAGTGCCGCCAGGTCTTCCATCCTCG GTGTAcccacccagctcaggtgatgaCTACGGCAGGGATGCCACCCCCTACCCATCTGCCAAGACCCCCAGCAGCACCTACCCGGCCCCCTTCTACATGGCAG ATGGCAGCCTGCACCCCTCAGCCGAGCTCTGGAGTACCCCAGGCCAGGCAGGCTTCGGGCCTATGCTAGGTGGGGGCTcgtccccactgcccctcccgcCAGGTGGCGGCAGCTCTGTGGGCAGTGGTAGTGGCAGTGGGTTTGGTGGCCTGCACCAGCACGAGCGCATG GGCTACCAACTGCACAGCGTGGAGGTGAATGGTGGGCTCCCGGCTGTGTCCACTTTCTCAGCCCCCACAGCTGCCTATGGCAGTATTGCCAGCCACACGCCCCCCGTCAGTGGGGCCGACAGCCTCATGG GCTCTCGAGGGACTACAGCTGGCAGTTCTGGGGACGCCCTTGGGAAAGCTCTGGCCTCG ATCTACTCTCCGGATCACTCAAGCAATAACTTCTCGTCTAGCCCCTCCACCCCTGTGGGCTCCCCACAGGGTCTGGCAG GGACGTCACAGTGGCCCCGAGCAGGAGCCCCTGGTGCCTTATCCCCTAGCTATGACGGGGGTCTCCACAGCCTG AATAAGATGGAAGACCACCTGGACGAGGCCATCCACGTGCTCCGCAGCCATGCCGTGGGTACCTCGGGCGACATGCATGGGCTACTGCCTAGCCATGGAACACTGGCCCCAGGCTTTGCCGCCCCCGTCATGCCGCTGGGCGGGCGGCACACCAGCTTG GTTGGAGGCAGCCACTCAGAGGATAGCCTCCCTGGCAATGGCAGCCTCATACACAACCATGTCGTCCTCCCCAGCCAGCCCAGCACCCTCCCTGACCTCTCTCGGCCTCCCGACTCCTACAGTG GACTTGGTCACAGGGCCACCACCTCAGGTACCAGCGAGATCAAGcgggaggagaaagaggatgaGGAGAATGTGTCGGTAGCCGACAACTccgaggaggagaagaaggagctAAAGGCCCCCCGGATCCGGACCAG ccCGGACGAGGACGAGGACGACCTTCTCCCCCCAGAGCAGAAGGCTGAGCGGGAGAAGGAGCGCCGGGTGGCCAATAACGCTCGGGAACGACTGCGGGTCCGAGACATCAATGAGGCCTTTAAGGAGCTGGGGCGCATGTGCCAGCTGCACCTCAACAGTGAGAAGCCCCAGACCAAACTGCTCATCCTGCACCAGGCCGTGTCGGTCATCCTGAACCTGGAGCAGCAGGTGCGAG AACGTAACCTGAACCCCAAAGCAGCCTGCTTGAAGCGGCGAGAAGAGGAGAAGGTATCAGGTGTGGTCGGAGACCCCCAGATGGTGCTTTCGGCCACGCACCCGGGCCTGAACGAGGCCCACAACCCTGCTGGTCACATGTGA
- the TCF3 gene encoding transcription factor E2-alpha isoform X2, with amino-acid sequence MNQPQRMAPVGTDKELSDLLDFSMMFPLPVANGKGRPTSLAGTQFGGSGLEDRPSPGSWAPGDQNSSFDPGRTYSEGAHFSESHGSLSSSTFLGPGLGGKGGERNTYTAFGRDASVGGLTQAGFLPSELALSSPGPLSPSGVKSGSQYYSSYPSHARRRAADSSLDTQPKKVRKVPPGLPSSVYPPSSGDDYGRDATPYPSAKTPSSTYPAPFYMADGSLHPSAELWSTPGQAGFGPMLGGGSSPLPLPPGGGSSVGSGSGSGFGGLHQHERMGYQLHSVEVNGGLPAVSTFSAPTAAYGSIASHTPPVSGADSLMGSRGTTAGSSGDALGKALASIYSPDHSSNNFSSSPSTPVGSPQGLAGTSQWPRAGAPGALSPSYDGGLHSLQNKMEDHLDEAIHVLRSHAVGTSGDMHGLLPSHGTLAPGFAAPVMPLGGRHTSLVGGSHSEDSLPGNGSLIHNHVVLPSQPSTLPDLSRPPDSYSGLGHRATTSGTSEIKREEKEDEENVSVADNSEEEKKELKAPRIRTSPDEDEDDLLPPEQKAEREKERRVANNARERLRVRDINEAFKELGRMCQLHLNSEKPQTKLLILHQAVSVILNLEQQVRERNLNPKAACLKRREEEKVSGVVGDPQMVLSATHPGLNEAHNPAGHM; translated from the exons GTCTTGAGGACcggcccagcccaggctcctgggCCCCTGGTGACCAGAACAGTTCCTTCGACCCCGGCCGG ACATACAGCGAAGGCGCCCACTTCAGTGAGTCCCATGGCAGCCTCTCTTCGTCCACATTCCTGGGACCAGGGCTTGGAG GCAAGGGTGGTGAACGGAACACATACACTGCCTTTGGGAGAGATGCCAGTGTTGGGGGCTTGACTCAG GCTGGCTTCCTGCCCAGTGAGCTGGCCCTCAGCAGCCCTGGGCCACTGTCCCCCTCAGGCGTCAAGAGCGGATCTCAATATTATTCTTCCTACCCCAGCCATGCTCGGCGGAGAGCCGCAGACAGCAGCCTGG ACACGCAGCCCAAGAAAGTTCGGAAAGTGCCGCCAGGTCTTCCATCCTCG GTGTAcccacccagctcaggtgatgaCTACGGCAGGGATGCCACCCCCTACCCATCTGCCAAGACCCCCAGCAGCACCTACCCGGCCCCCTTCTACATGGCAG ATGGCAGCCTGCACCCCTCAGCCGAGCTCTGGAGTACCCCAGGCCAGGCAGGCTTCGGGCCTATGCTAGGTGGGGGCTcgtccccactgcccctcccgcCAGGTGGCGGCAGCTCTGTGGGCAGTGGTAGTGGCAGTGGGTTTGGTGGCCTGCACCAGCACGAGCGCATG GGCTACCAACTGCACAGCGTGGAGGTGAATGGTGGGCTCCCGGCTGTGTCCACTTTCTCAGCCCCCACAGCTGCCTATGGCAGTATTGCCAGCCACACGCCCCCCGTCAGTGGGGCCGACAGCCTCATGG GCTCTCGAGGGACTACAGCTGGCAGTTCTGGGGACGCCCTTGGGAAAGCTCTGGCCTCG ATCTACTCTCCGGATCACTCAAGCAATAACTTCTCGTCTAGCCCCTCCACCCCTGTGGGCTCCCCACAGGGTCTGGCAG GGACGTCACAGTGGCCCCGAGCAGGAGCCCCTGGTGCCTTATCCCCTAGCTATGACGGGGGTCTCCACAGCCTG CAGAATAAGATGGAAGACCACCTGGACGAGGCCATCCACGTGCTCCGCAGCCATGCCGTGGGTACCTCGGGCGACATGCATGGGCTACTGCCTAGCCATGGAACACTGGCCCCAGGCTTTGCCGCCCCCGTCATGCCGCTGGGCGGGCGGCACACCAGCTTG GTTGGAGGCAGCCACTCAGAGGATAGCCTCCCTGGCAATGGCAGCCTCATACACAACCATGTCGTCCTCCCCAGCCAGCCCAGCACCCTCCCTGACCTCTCTCGGCCTCCCGACTCCTACAGTG GACTTGGTCACAGGGCCACCACCTCAGGTACCAGCGAGATCAAGcgggaggagaaagaggatgaGGAGAATGTGTCGGTAGCCGACAACTccgaggaggagaagaaggagctAAAGGCCCCCCGGATCCGGACCAG ccCGGACGAGGACGAGGACGACCTTCTCCCCCCAGAGCAGAAGGCTGAGCGGGAGAAGGAGCGCCGGGTGGCCAATAACGCTCGGGAACGACTGCGGGTCCGAGACATCAATGAGGCCTTTAAGGAGCTGGGGCGCATGTGCCAGCTGCACCTCAACAGTGAGAAGCCCCAGACCAAACTGCTCATCCTGCACCAGGCCGTGTCGGTCATCCTGAACCTGGAGCAGCAGGTGCGAG AACGTAACCTGAACCCCAAAGCAGCCTGCTTGAAGCGGCGAGAAGAGGAGAAGGTATCAGGTGTGGTCGGAGACCCCCAGATGGTGCTTTCGGCCACGCACCCGGGCCTGAACGAGGCCCACAACCCTGCTGGTCACATGTGA